A region of Diospyros lotus cultivar Yz01 chromosome 3, ASM1463336v1, whole genome shotgun sequence DNA encodes the following proteins:
- the LOC127798540 gene encoding probable phytol kinase 1, chloroplastic, which translates to MEMGAIAVTSFGPPVAPLTRKHLSPSRSLLNKPRPLSLPSAWRRVWFAGGDIGAPRATYRFRSGSVALVGGEFVRDAGATAVVMAGAYTLVSAFESLTRRNFIEQSLSRKLVHILSGLLFMVCWPIFSTSPEARYFASVVPLANCLRLLIYGLSLATSEGLIISVTREGKPEELLRGPLYYVLILILCVLVFWRESPIGVISLAMMCGGDGIADIIGRRFGSEKLPYNKNKSWAGSISMFIFGFLISLGMLYYFSLLGFFQLDWAWTVERVALVSFVATVVESLPTAGLVDDNISVPLASMVAAYLCFPI; encoded by the exons atggaaatgGGGGCTATTGCTGTGACGAGCTTTGGGCCTCCCGTCGCCCCCTTGACCCGCAAGCACTTGTCGCCGTCTCGGTCTCTCCTCAACAAGCCCCGGCCGCTCTCGCTTCCTTCAGCCTGGAGGCGAGTTTGGTTCGCCGGCGGCGATATTGGTGCTCCACGCGCGACCTACCGGTTCCGCAGCGGCTCCGTGGCTCTCGTTGGCGGCGAGTTTGTGCGTGACGCCGGCGCAACGGCGGTTGTAATGGCCGGCGCATACACGCTCGTCTCCGCTTTCGAATCTCTCACCCGCCGCAATTTCATAGAACAG AGTTTGAGCAGAAAACTGGTTCATATATTATCTGGGTTGCTTTTCATGGTTTGCTGGCCTATATTCAG CACCTCACCAGAGGCTCGCTACTTTGCTTCAGTGGTTCCTCTTGCAAATTGCTTAAGACTTCTCATTTATGGCCTCTCCCTTGCTACCAGTGAAGGACTAATAATTTCTGTTACCCGAGAGGGAAAACCTGA AGAGTTGCTTAGAGGTCCTTTATACTATGTTCTCATCTTGATTTTGTGCGTCCTAGTCTTTTGGCGCGAGTCACCAATTGGAGTGATCTCACTTGCAATGATGTGTGGAGGGGATG GCATTGCTGATATCATAGGAAGAAGGTTTGGGTCCGAAAAACTcccatataacaaaaataagagTTGGGCTGGTAGCATCTCCATGTTTATATTTGGTTTCTTGATTTCACTCGG GATGCTCTACTACTTTTCACTCCTTGGGTTCTTCCAGCTGGATTGGGCTTGGACTGTGGAAAGAGTGGCTCTAGTTTCCTTCGTTGCAACTGTTGTGGAGTCCCTCCCAACTGCAGGGTTAGTTGACGACAACATCTCTGTTCCATTGGCAAGCATGGTAGCAGCTTATCTGTGTTTTCCCATTTAG
- the LOC127796592 gene encoding glucosamine inositolphosphorylceramide transferase 1-like — protein sequence MGWGAVSAGSRRWRWRCDRFSTLAFFLLSFALLGLIAFVYAWLIIAPHAHKSLSPLGCQEDDEGSWSIGVFYGDSPFSLKPIETVNVWRDESAAWPVANPVLTCASASDAGFPSNFVANPFLYVQGDVFYLFFETKNSITRQGDIGVARSLDKGATWQQLGIVLDEEWDLSYPYVFDYNSQVYMMPDGRAKGELRLYRAVNFPLEWVLEKVIMKKPLSDSFIIFHEGNYWLFGSDHSGIGTNQNEWLEIWYSSSPLGPWIPHKKNPIYNTEQKSLGARNGGRPFVYNGNLYRIAQDSSEIYGRCVQLFKIEVLSKDDFIEVEVPLGLEEPKKGPNAWNGARYHHLDVQQLSSGEWIGIMDGDRVRSGDATHRFFIGCASSVTVVALVVLLGMLLGAVKCLVPLSWCPHNMEKRSDALLAWERSNLFSSRLRQFCSRLNGVCLLLHGRLKQKTCFRILVLAFIFAAGVALTCYGVFYIYGGNGAQEPYPWEGHYSQFTLLAMTYDARLWNLKMYVKHYSRCASVREIVVVWNKGKPPELSDFDSAVPVRIRVEKRNSLNNRFKTDPMIKTRAVLELDDDIVMRCDDIERGFRVWREHPDRIVGYYPRLVHGRPLKYQGEKHARAHRGYNMILTGAAFIDSQVAFDRYWDEKAKAGRLLVDKYFNCEDVLLNYLYANASLSNTVEYVKPAWAIDTSKLSGVAISRNTDEHYRIRSNCLAKFAEMYGSLTERKSEFNGRKDGWDL from the exons ATGGGATGGGGCGCGGTTTCGGCAGGCTCgaggcggtggcggtggcggtgcgACCGTTTCTCGACCCTTGCCTTCTTCCTACTCTCCTTCGCCTTGTTGGGTTTGATTGCGTTTGTCTACGCTTGGTTGATCATCGCCCCGCACGCCCACAAGAGCCTATCTCCACTCGGTTGCCAAGAAGACGACGAGGGTTCCTGGTCGATTGGTGTCTTCTATGGCGACTCGCCCTTTTCTCTCAAACCCATTGAAACT GTGAATGTATGGAGGGATGAGAGTGCTGCTTGGCCTGTGGCCAATCCTGTGCTTACTTGTGCTTCGGCGTCTGATGCTGGTTTTCCAAGTAATTTTGTTGCTAATCCTTTTCTTTATGTCCAG GGAGATGTGTTTTACCTATTCTTTGAGACCAAAAATTCAATCACCAGGCAAGGAGATATTGGAGTTGCAAGAAGCCTTGATAAGGGAGCAACATGGCAACAGTTGGGTATTGTTTTAGATGAAGAGTGGGATCTGTCATATCCGTATGTGTTTGACTACAATAGCCAG gTATACATGATGCCTGATGGAAGGGCAAAAGGGGAACTCCGCCTTTATCGAGCTGTAAATTTTCCTTTGGAATGGGTATTGGAGAAAGTTATAATGAAAAAGCCCCTTTCGGACTCATTTATCATCTTTCATGAAGGAAACTACTGGCTTTTTGGGTCAGATCACAGTGGCATTGGCACCAACCAGAACGAATGGTTGGAAATCTGGTATAGTAGCTCACCACTTGGTCCTTGGATACCGCATAAGAAGAATCCTATTTATAATACAGAGCAGAAGAGTTTAGGGGCTCGTAATGGTGGCAGACCATTTGTCTATAATGGAAACCTTTATCGCATAGCGCAAGACTCTAGCGAGATATATGGGCGATGTGTACAGCTTTTCAAAATTGAAGTTCTTAGCAAAGATGACTTCATAGAAGTTGAAGTGCCCCTAGGCTTGGAAGAGCCAAAAAAGGGTCCAAATGCATGGAATGGTGCTCGCTACCATCACCTTGATGTGCAACAGCTTAGCTCTGGAGAGTGGATTGGAATTATGGATGGGGATCGTGTTCGCTCAGGTGATGCAACACATCGATTCTTTATTGGCTGTGCATCATCTGTTACTGTTGTTGCGCTTGTTGTATTGTTGGGTATGCTACTTGGTGCTGTCAAGTGCTTGGTCCCTCTGAGCTGGTGCCCGCACAATATGGAAAAGAGAAGTGATGCTTTATTGGCTTGGGAGAGGTCGAACTTGTTTTCTTCCCGATTAAGACAATTTTGTAGTCGCTTGAATGGAGTGTGTTTGTTGCTACATGGAAGGCTAAAGCAGAAGACTTGCTTTAGAATTTTGGTTCTTGCTTTCATATTTGCAGCAGGAGTAGCCCTGACGTGCTACggtgttttttatatttatggaGGCAATGGTGCACAAGAACCGTATCCTTGGGAAGGTCATTATTCCCAGTTCACATTGCTAGCAATGACTTATGATGCTCGACTCTGGAACCTTAAAATGTACGTCAAGCACTATTCAAGGTGTGCTTCAGTTCGCGAGATTGTTGTCGTATGGAACAAAGGTAAACCTCCTGAATTAAGTGACTTTGACTCAGCAGTGCCGGTGAGGATCAGAGTAGAGAAGCGAAACTCCCTTAACAATCGGTTCAAGACAGATCCCATGATAAAAACCCGAGCTGTTCTTGAGCTGGACGATGATATTGTGATGAGATGCGATGACATTGAACGAGGCTTCAGGGTATGGCGCGAGCACCCTGATCGAATCGTGGGCTACTACCCGCGCCTCGTTCATGGACGCCCCTTGAAGTACCAAGGTGAGAAACATGCCCGCGCACATAGAGGGTACAACATGATCCTGACGGGGGCAGCTTTCATTGACAGCCAGGTGGCTTTCGACAGGTACTGGGACGAGAAAGCCAAGGCTGGGAGGCTGCTGGTGGACAAGTACTTCAACTGCGAGGATGTGCTGTTGAACTACTTGTATGCCAATGCAAGCTTGTCCAACACAGTCGAGTATGTCAAACCGGCCTGGGCCATCGACACATCCAAGCTTTCGGGTGTTGCAATCAGCCGAAACACAGATGAGCATTACAGAATCAGAAGCAACTGTCTCGCAAAATTCGCAGAGATGTATGGCAGTTTGACAGAGAGGAAATCAGAGTTCAATGGGAGGAAGGATGGCTGGGACTTGTAG